Part of the Tetragenococcus koreensis genome, CTTTTGAAGCGGAGTGGCGGACGGGTGAGTAACACGTGGGGAACCTATCCATCAGCGGGGGATAACACTTGGAAACAGGTGCTAATACCGCATAAGGCTTTCTTTCGCCTGAAAGAAAGCTAAAAGGCGCTTTTTGCGTCACTGATGGCTGGTCCCGCGGTGCATTAGCCAGTTGGTGAGGTAACGGCTCACCAAAGCAACGATGCATAGCCGACCTGAGAGGGTGATCGGCCACACTGGGACTGAGACACGGCCCAGACTCCTACGGGAGGCAGCAGTAGGGAATCTTCGGCAATGGACGAAAGTCTGACCGAGCAACGCCGCGTGAGTGAAGAAGGTTTTCGGATCGTAAAGCTCTGTTGTCAGTAAAGAACAGGAAAAAGAGGCAATGCTTTTTCTATGACGGTAGCTGACCAGAAAGCCACGGCTAACTACGTGCCAGCAGCCGCGGTAATACGTAGGTGGCAAGCGTTGTCCGGATTTATTGGGCGTAAAGCGAGCGCAGGCGGTGATTTAAGTCTGATGTGAAAGCCCCGGCTCAACCGGGAGGGTCATTGGAAACTGGATCACTTGAGTGCAGAAGAGGAGAGTGGAATTCCATGTGTAGCGGTGAAATGCGTAGATATATGGAGGAACACCAGTGGCGAAGGCGGCTCTCTGGTCTGTAACTGACGCTGAGGCTCGAAAGCGTGGGTAGCAAACAGGATTAGATACCCTGGTAGTCCACGCCGTAAACGATGAGTGCTAAGTGTTGGAGGGTTTCCGCCCTTCAGTGCTGCAGTTAACGCATTAAGCACTCCGCCTGGGGAGTACGACCGCAAGGTTGAAACTCAAAGGAATTGACGGGGCCCGCACAAGCGGTGGAGCATGTGGTTTAATTCGAAGCAACGCGAAGAACCTTACCAGGTCTTGACATCCTTTGACCACGCGAGAGATCGCGTTTCCCCTTCGGGGCAAAGTGACAGGTGGTGCATGGTTGTCGTCAGCTCGTGTCGTGAGATGTTGGGTTAAGTCCCGCAACGAGCGCAACCCTTATTGTTAGTTGCCAGCATTCAGTTGGGCACTCTAGCAAGACTGCCGGTGACAAACCGGAGGAAGGTGGGGATGACGTCAAATCATCATGCCCCTTATGACCTGGGCTACACACGTGCTACAATGGGAAGTACAACGAGCAAGCCAAGCCGCAAGGCCGCGCGAATCTCTGAAAGCTTCTCTCAGTTCGGATTGCAGGCTGCAACTCGCCTGCATGAAGCCGGAATCGCTAGTAATCGCGGATCAGCATGCCGCGGTGAATCCGTTCCCGGGCCTTGTACACACCGCCCGTCACACCACGAGAGTTTGTAACACCCAAAGTCGGTGCGGCAACCTCATTAGAGGAGCCAGCCGCCTAAGGTGGGATGAATGATTGGGGTGAAGTCGTAACAAGGTAGCCGTATCGGAAGGTGCGGCTGGATCACCTCCTTTCTAAGGAAAAATTACGGAAGTTTTACACATCGTTTGCGCTTTGTTCAGTTTTGAGAGGTCTACTCTCAAACTTTGGTTCTTTGAAAACTGGATAGAAAAACAACAATCAACACCAACCGAGAATCGCGTTGAACGCGTTTTTGAAAGAGCTCAAAAAAGAAAGCGGCCATCGATGGGCTTTTATCGCTAAAAGTACAGAACCATCGTTGGTCCCTCGACTGCAAGGTCGAGTAAGGTTAAGTAGAAAAGGGCACACGGTGAATGCCTTGGCACTAGGAGCCGATGAAGGACGGGACCAACACCGATATGCTCTGGGGAGCTGTAAGTAAGCTAGGATCCAGAGATTTCCGAATGGGGAAACCCCGCATTTTTAATCGAATGTGGCTTGATCTGTGAATACATAGCAGGCAAGCGGTAGACGCAGGGAACTGAAACATCTTAGTACCTGCAGGAAGAAAAAGAAAACTCGATTCCCTGAGTAGCGGCGAGCGAAACGGGAAGAGCCCAAACCAGGATGCTTGCATCTTGGGGTTGTAGGACGTTAACAGCACAAGAAAAAGGGCAGCCAAAGGATCTGGAACGATCCGCCAGAGCGGGTAAGAGCCCGTAGGCGAAGGCCGGCAACTTGTTTTAACGGATCCTGAGTACGGCGGCACACGCGAAATGCCGTCGGAAACCGGGAGGACCATCTCCCAAGGCTAAATACTCCCTAGTGACCGATAGTGAACCAGTACCGTGAGGGAAAGGTGAAAAGCACCCGGAAGGGGAGTGAAAGAGATCCTGAAACCGTGTGCTTACAACAAGTTAGAGCCCGTTAATGGGTGATAGCGTGCCTTTTGCAGAATGAACCGGCGAGTTGCGTTGGCTGGCGAGGTTAAGTCGTAAAAAGACGGAGCCGCAGCGAAAGCGAGTCTGAAATGGGCGCTTTGAGTCAGTCGACGCAGACCCGAAACCAGGTGATCTACCCATGTCCAGGTTGAAGGTGCGGTAAAACGCACTGGAGGACCGAACCCACGTACGTTGAAAAGTGCGGGGATGAGGTGTGGGTAGCGGAGAAATTCCAAACGAACTTGGAGATAGCTGGTTCTCTCCGAAATAGCTTTAGGGCTAGCGTCGAGGAACGAATGATGGAGGTAGAGCACTGTTTGGACGAGGGGCCCCTTTCGGGTTACCGAATGCAGATAAACTCCGAATGCCATTCATTTTGCCTCGGCAGTCAGACGGTGAGTGATAAGATCCATCGTCGAAAGGGAAACAGCCCAGACCACCAGCTAAGGCCCTAAATGTATGTTAAGTGGAAAAGGAGGTGGGGTTGCTCAGACAACTAGGATGTTGGCTCAGAAGCAGCCATCATTGAAAGAGTGCGTAATAGCTCACTAGTCGAGTGACCCTGCGCCGAAAATTTACCGGGGCTAAACATACTGCCGAAGCTGTGGAATGCACCTTTAGGTGCATTGGTAGGAGAGCGTTCTAAGGGCAGAGAAGGCAGATTGTAAGGACTGCTGGAGCGCTTAGAAGTGAGAATGCCGGTATGAGTAGCGAAAGACAGGTGAGAATCCTGTCCACCGTAAGACTAAGGTTTCCTGGGGAAGGCTCGTCCGCCCAGGGTTAGTCGGGACCTAAGCTGAGGCCGAAAGGCGTAGGCGATGGCCAACAGGTTGATATTCCTGTACCTGTTGTCTTCATTTGAGTGATGGAGGGACGCAGGAGGCAAAAGAAAGCAGACGAATGGAAAGGTCTGTCCAAGCAGTGAGTCGGAGAAAGAGTGAAAGGCTTTTTCTTGTCAACGACCAGCTGTGACGGGGAGGGAAATTTAAGTACCGAAGTTCTGGCGTCACACTGCCAAGAAAAACTTCTAGCAAGAAGGCAATGGCCCGTACCGCAAACCGACACAGGTAGTCGAGGAGAGTATCCTCAGGTGAGCGAGCGAACTCTCGTTAAGGAACTCGGCAAAATGACCCCGTAACTTCGGGAGAAGGGGTGCTGCTCTAACGAGCAGCCGCAGTGAATAGGCCCAAGCGACTGTTTATCAAAAACACAGGTCTCTGCAAAATCGTAAGATGACGTATAGGGGCTGACGCCTGCCCGGTGCTGGAAGGTTAAGAGGAGTGCTTAGCGTAAGCGAAGGTACGAATTGAAGCCCCAGTAAACGGCGGCCGTAACTATAACGGTCCTAAGGTAGCGAAATTCCTTGTCGGGTAAGTTCCGACCCGCACGAAAGGCGTAACGATTTGGGCACTGTCTCAACGAGAGACTCGGTGAAATTTTAGTACCTGTGAAAATGCAGGTTACCCGCGACAGGACGGAAAGACCCCATGGAGCTTTACTGTAATTTGATATTGCGTGTCTGTACCGCATGTACAGGATAGGTAGGAGCCGTAGAATTCGGGACGCGAGTCTCGAAGGAGGCATCAGTGGGATACTACCCTTGCGTTATGGCCACTCTAACCCGCGCCACTTAGCGTGGCGGGAGACAGTGTCAGATGGGCAGTTTGACTGGGGCGGTCGCCTCCCAAAAGGTAACGGAGGCGCCCCAAGGTTCCCTCAGAATGGTTGGAAATCATTCAACGAGTGTAAAGGCAGAAGGGAGCTTGACTGCGAGACAGACAAGTCGAGCAGGGACGAAAGTCGGGCTTAGTGATCCGGTGGTTCCGCATGGAAGGGCCATCGCTCAACGGATAAAAGCTACCCTGGGGATAACAGGCTTATCTCCCCCAAGAGTCCACATCGACGGGGAGGTTTGGCACCTCGATGTCGGCTCGTCGCATCCTGGGGCTGTAGTCGGTCCCAAGGGTTGGGCTGTTCGCCCATTAAAGCGGCACGCGAGCTGGGTTCAGAACGTCGTGAGACAGTTCGGTCCCTATCCGTCGCGGGCGTAGGAAATTTGCGAGGCGCTGTCCTTAGTACGAGAGGACCGGGATGGACCTACCGCTGGTGTACCAGTTGTCGTGCCAACGGCATCGCTGGGTAGCTATGTAGGGCAGGAATAAACGCTGAAAGCATCTAAGCGTGAAGTCCCCCTCAAGATGAGATTTCCCCTTTCTTCAAAGAAAGTAAGATCCCTGAGAGAAGATCAGGTAGATAGGTCCGAAGTGGAAGACCCGTGAGGGTTGGAGCGGACGGATACTAATCGATCGAGGACTTAACCACAGGTTCAAGAGTTTTCGGTTGCGAATGGAGGTTGTTTTTCATCCAGTTTTGAGAGAACGAAAGGTTCACTCAACATGATTTTGTGTGTGGTGGCGATCGCAAGAAGGAGACACCTGTTCCCATGCCGAACACAGTCGTTAAGCTTCTTAGCGCCAATTGTAGTGAGGGGTTATCCCCTTGTGAGAGTCGGACGTCGCCACGCGGAAAATCATTATTCCGGCATAGCTCAGTTGGTAGTAGCGCATGACTGTTAATCATGATGTCGTAGGTTCGAGTCCTACTGCCGGAGTTCTCAAATGAGAAATTTGAAGAGTATGGGCTTCTTTGAGCTTGGAGAGTTGTCCGAGAGGCCGAAGGAGCATGATTGGAAATCATGTAGATGGTATTCACTGTCTCAAGGGTTCGAATCCCTTACTCTCCGTAACCAAGTTTGGTCCGTTGGTCAAGTGGTTAAGACACCGCCCTTTCACGGCGGTATCACGGGTTCGAATCCCGTACGGACCATTAACTGATACTCGGAGGTTTAGCTCAGCTGGGAGAGCATCTGCCTTACAAGCAGAGGGTCATAGGTTCGAGCCCTATAACCTCCATACGGTCTGGTAGTTCAGCTGGTTAGAATGCCTGCCTGTCACGCAGGAGGTCGCGGGTTCGAGTCCCGTCCAGACCGTTGTTATAAGTGTTGCAGTATTGGATCGGTAGCTCAGTCGGTAGAGCAACGGATTGAAGCTCCGTGTGTCGGCAGTTCGATTCTGTCCCGATCCATTATGGAGGAGTAGCGAAGTGGCTAAACGCGGCGGACTGTAAATCCGCTCCTTCGGGTTCAAAGGTTCGAATCCTTTCTCCTCCATTTATAGGGACATAGTTCAATGGTAGAACAACGGTCTCCAAAACCGTCGATGCGGGTTCAACTCCTGCTGTCCCTGCCATGGCGAATATGGCGAAGTGGTTAACGCACCGGATTGTGGCTCCGGCACGCGTGGGTTCGATCCCCACTATTCGCCCTTATTATTGGGATATAGCCAAGCGGTAAGGCAACGGACTTTGACTCCGTCATGCGCTGGTTCGAATCCAGCTATCCCAGTTAGTTATCCTATTGAAAAGTAGGAATCCTAATAGTATAATGGCGGTATAGCCAAGTGGTAAGGCAGAGGTCTGCAAAACCTTTATCACCGGTTCAAATCCGGTTACCGCCTTAGTACTAAATAATATCTTGCCGGCGTGGCGGAATTGGCAGACGCGCTGGACTCAAAATCCAGTGCCCGTTAAGGGCGTGTCGGTTCGACCCCGACCGCCGGTATTCTAACACCAACGTATTTTTACGTTGGTGTTTTTCTTTATTGATTAAAAGCCTCTAAAGACGTTGGTTTAACAATATCTTTAGAGACTTTTATTTTGTCTAGTACGCTGTTTACCAGGGAATGTGGAGCGTGCTTATTTTGTTGTTTATTCCCAACCTTGGAGTTCAGCCCAGTGAGATTGAATTTCTCCAGACGTCGCTTTTCTTCCTTGCTCAGCTTCGAATGCTTCTTGCCATTGATCGGCTTCTTCTCTCATTCCTTCTAGTTTTTCTTCATCTTCTTCTGGTTCATAGCTTTGCTCTTCTTCCATTTCTTTTTCAGATAAATAATCATCTAAATCAGTATAATAAGTTCCGTCATTTTCTGCTGGATTACCATACCACTTGTTCGATGTATATTCACCAATTTCATCTTCTGTAAGGCCGGCTTCTTTCGCTTCCCAATAATCATCTTGCGCTTCCGATTCTGTATCTCTCTCAGGAGCTCCTTCAATATCTTGTTTTTCGTTTTCCACTACTTCTGGCTCTTTTTCAGCAGCAGCTTCATCGTCCCAGTATTCATCCTTATTTTCCTTAGGTCCAGGAATTTCTTCTAAGTCTTTTAGGTCAATTTCATAAGGGTCAGAATATTCTTCTGTTTCTGGATTGACAAGCATTTGTAGTTGTACAGGTTCTTCTTTGTTGTCCAAACCAAAGGCATTGATAATTTCAACTTCTTTGCCAGGTTTTAAATCATTGGACACTGCATTTTCTTTATCTACTTGTTCATTGTAAGTATCAACATCATCTTCCGGTCCAAAAGCATCAGTTGAGTAATAATCATTCGATAGATCAACTTCTGATGTATCATTTTCTTGTGTAGCTGTGACAATCAAATCCAACATTTCTTGAGGGTTGATGTTTTCCTCTAATTTATTTTTTAAAGTATATGTGACATATAGACCAGGACTGTTCTCCATGGGACTGTTAATTATTTTTGCATCTTCATAAGTTAACGTGAAAGAGTCATTATCGAATACACCGTCTTTAAATGTTGATTCTGGTTCTTCTTCAGTCGTTTCTGTTGTGGGTTGTTCTGTACTTTGTGCACTTACTTCTTCATTGTTGTTCGAAGTACATGCTACCAAACTAAAACTGGATATCAATAAAACGCCTAATAAGTATTTTTTCATTTCATTCCTTCTTTCTAGCTATTTAAATATAAATAAACCATGACCTACAAACTATTTATAACAATTTTTTATTATGAAGAAAGTAATGTACGTTATTTAATGAGGTGATACTTTCTCTAAATAATAAAATTGAGCAGTGAATAACTCGGCTAGGTTTAAATTATAGTTTTGTACACCCATTTTAAGGATACCAAACGCAAGTTATGTTTTTCAAGATAAACTTTGTTTTAAAGTCCTTTAAATGGAGCTGGGGAAAAGTATGCATAATAAAAAGAGAAGCTTATCATACGGAAAAACGTACAGTATAATTTCTATTATTAGCGGTAAGCATAGAAATTGTACTGTACGATGTTTAATGCCTCTGTTAGAAATGCTAATACTACTTTTTATTTTTGTGAACAAAACTCTTTTAGAAAATAACTTGGAATATCCGAATTGATCAACTATTCAGTTTCCTTTTATGAACAGAAATCGTTCCATCTGCGTTAAAAATAAGGATATCGTTATTTTCTGTTAAAATTCCTCCATATTTTCTTCGATAATACTCGATGGCGTCATTAAATGTTTTGGAGGTTACATTCAAAAAATCAACGCAATCTTGAGTTGTTTCACATCCATTATCAAAACATTTTAATATATCGTCTGCAGTGACGACTAAAGTCGCTCCCACATCACGAGCTTTACGTTCTTGTTTTCGTTTCTCATTTGTATCCTGTGCAATAATATCTCCAGCACTTGTTAAATAGTGTCCAATTTCTTCAGACACCGTACTTGTTAGTTCTGTTTTTGTCTGATTAGGATTTAAGTAAATATAATTATCTACATTTAAGCCGCCTTGTTTTTTCGGCATATTATCATCATATACATAAGAAAGGTTTGAAAAAAGAGACATTAGTCCTTCTGCTTTATCCAAATAATCACTCCTTTTTATGTTTTTGTTTAATAAATTCAATATAGTTTAAAATGTCTTCCATTTCTTCTTCTGAAACGTCCTCATCTATATGAGCAGCTACTGTTTGACTTTTACTTTCAGGATTTTCATATTCTCTATTTCCTCTTCCTAGTAGGTAATCAGTAGAAACATCAAAATAATCAGCTAATTTTACGATAGTTTCTCGATCAGGATCATTTCTACTATTTTCAAAATGAGAATATGCTGCTCTAGATATTCCTAAGTAATCAGCAAGTCGTTGTTGAGTTTGATTTCTACTTGAGCGTAATTCTTTTAATTTTTGGCCAAACATTAAAAATCCCTCCTTTAACAATGATGATAACATATAACAGATACTTTTTGTATCTTATATGAATGAAAAGTTATAAAATGTATCTAAAAACTATTGACGTTACATATTGTATCTTGTATAGTGTATGTATCAGATACGGAACGTATCAAAAAGTGAGGTGTGTATATGAAATAAGTAATTAACGTGATGATTTAAAAGGAAGAGATATAGAATAGAATGTATCGGTTTTTTTACTGTTTTTGGGCCAAAGTAAATTTAGTGCTAAGAGAATTGTAAAAACTATAGTATATTTCAAAAGATATCAAAGCAAGCGTTTCAGTACTTTTTTATCAATTTATGATACATTATGTAACATAGAGTGAGGTGTTGGATAACATATAAAAAGAACAAAGTTGACAATTGCAAGAAAAAAATATTGTTTTATATGAAACAAGCGCAATGCCAAAAGCTGAAAGGGGGATAAGTAGATGGGTTTAGAAATTTTGAATGATCGCCTTGTTCCAATCATTGTAATAGCCTGTTTGATCGTTGGCTATGTGATTAAAACCACCCCGGTGCTACAGGTCGCTCGAGAGTACATTCCGTTTATCGTTTGTGTGCTAGGAGCTATTTTGGGTGGAACAGTAATCGGCGTAAGCGTTGAAGCTATCGTTATTGGTGCAGCCAGTGGCTTAGCTTCCACAGGCCTACATCAAGCATTTGCTAAAGTGCTGAATCTAAAAAAAGGGGAATAGGATGACGGACTATTTTCTTTTTTTAACAAAAAATGAAAGGAAATGATTAACGATGACATTACCAAAGACAGAGAAACAAATTAGAAAAGGAACACCACAAGTAGGAACTCCACCATTTAAGCAAATACATGCTCATTCAACGGGAAACCCTGATTCAACTGCGCAAAATGAAGCGGACTTTATGCAGACAAAAGATCTCAATACGGGTTTTTACACACATGTAGTAGGAAACGGTAGAGTGATCCAAGTTGCCCCCGTTAACCAGGGGAGCTGGGATGTTGGTGGAGATTGGAACAGTTGGGGTTATGCATCAATTGAATTGATCGAATCCCACCAGACTCGAGCTGAATTTGAAAAGGATTATAAAAATTATGTTGAATTGTTGCGTAAAGCAGCTAAAAACGCAGGTGTAGCAATTAGAGTTGACAGTGGCGAAGAGGGAATCCTATCGCATAGTTATTGTACACAACGTCAGCCGAATAACAAAAGCAATCATGTGGATCCATACCCTTATTTAGCCAAATGGGGTATTAGCGAAGCACAATTTAAAAAAGATGTAGAAAGCGGTGAAATAACCGGTGGTGGTAACAACAATATTCCTCGTCAAATCGTAGTTGATGGACAATGGGGCAATGATTGTACAAAACGTCTACAAGAATATTTCGGCACAAAACCGATTGATGGGATCATCAGTGGACAAATCAAAACAAGTGCGAACGCTAATGTTTATTCAGCTCAATGGGGTACAGGCGGTTCCAACGTTGTTCGTGCAATCCAAAAACAATTAGGCTTGGTTCAAGATGGAAATATTGGTTCAGGAACTGTTAAAGCGATGCAAAAACATTACGGTACAGCTCAAGATGGTATTATTTCGCCAGTTTCTGACATGGTTAAAGAAATGCAAAGGGCTTTGAATAAAGGTAAATTTTAATGATGAAAGCCGTTCCTTAATTGGAGCGGTTTTTATTTGATAAAAAGTTATTGTTGCTTAATAAGATGAATGACTGTTTTTTCATCTATTCATTATTTTGTATTATATATTTTGCTAACCTATAGTAAACTATAAGTAGTAAAAATCGATAATTCTCTTACAACAAAAATACGAAAAAATGGAGGGGATTAATATAGAAATTGACGTTTTTAAAAACAGTAGTCCACACTGGGAAAAACTTGCTGAAAAGATCGAGCAAGTAAATTGGGGTGCGGCGAAATATCTTGCCAATCGAATGCGCAAGGACTTTAAAGACTGGGAAAGCGTTATTGTAGCTATTGATGAAGACAAGATTGCAGGTTTTTGTTCGATTGTAAAGCAGGATATTGCTAGATTAAGTTATACGCCTTATATTGCAACAGTATATGTTGATCCTGCTTACAGAGGACAGCACTTATCCGCCAAAATGATTACAAAAGCTGAAGCCCAACTACAACACTTAAATTTTTCAGAAGTTTACATTCTTTCAGGGCTTGAGAATTTTTATGAAAAACTTGGCTATAAACCAGTGGGGAAAACAAGAGATATGTTTGACCGTAAGATGACGACTTTCTGTAAAAAACTTACTGACTAGACAAAACTGTTGCAGTATTTTTTCGTAAAACACTTAGTTCATGATGTTATGAGTCGTCAAAAATGAAAAGCGCACCTGTTTCTTCCAAAATTAGAGGAAATAGGCGCGCTTTTTCTAATTGTTCCATTTATCGCTTGTTTGTTTTTCGATAGCGTTATTCCATATTCAGTTTATTTTAAAACAATTTGGCCAATAGATTCATCTAGATCGACTTTCTTATCTTCATCTATCTCTAATGAATCGATCAAGTCTTGTGAGAGGGTAATAAAGATAATATCAGTATTTTTGCGATGGGTGCTAATATAATCTAAGTCCATTTCAGTTAGCAGGTCACCAGCTTTAACTTTTTGGTCCTGTTCGACAAATGTTTGAAAACCATGACCATTTAAATCGATTGTATCAATCCCCATGTGTACTAAATATTCAATATCATTTTCATCTTTGATACCGATTGCATGTTTTGTGGGAAATAAACTTACAATTTTTCCATTAACCGGTGAATGAACTTTTCCCTCTGACGGAGCAATCGCAAAGCCATCACCTAAAGTTTTCTTTGAGTAGATTTCATCGTCCACTTCCTCAATCTCTTTTAATCCACCTTTTGCTAATGGATAAAGAGGAATTGCGGAGCCTTTAGTTGTTTTTTGATTGTTAGTTGTCTTTTTTTGACCATTATTTTTTAAAGTAGGTGTTTTAGAAGTGTTACTTATGCCAAATAATCCAGCAATTGATAAGTGAATACTTCTATCTGTGCTAAGTTGACGAAAGGTTGGGTTGAATTTGTTAATCATAAAGTGAAAGACAAGATAGAACATGATAAACGAAATTGTTCCTAAAAAAGTTAAAGATAGTAAATTTTCACGAGTACTTGTTAATAAATTCCAAGAAAGCAATAAACTAAACGAACTAAAGAAAACGAGGACAGCATCTATTTTTAACCAGGTGTCAAACAAAGTATATAATGGTTTAAGTTTAGAAAAAACCTTGTCTTTCATGCTAGATCACCTTTCTTCTTATTTTTAACAA contains:
- a CDS encoding DUF5067 domain-containing protein, producing MKKYLLGVLLISSFSLVACTSNNNEEVSAQSTEQPTTETTEEEPESTFKDGVFDNDSFTLTYEDAKIINSPMENSPGLYVTYTLKNKLEENINPQEMLDLIVTATQENDTSEVDLSNDYYSTDAFGPEDDVDTYNEQVDKENAVSNDLKPGKEVEIINAFGLDNKEEPVQLQMLVNPETEEYSDPYEIDLKDLEEIPGPKENKDEYWDDEAAAEKEPEVVENEKQDIEGAPERDTESEAQDDYWEAKEAGLTEDEIGEYTSNKWYGNPAENDGTYYTDLDDYLSEKEMEEEQSYEPEEDEEKLEGMREEADQWQEAFEAEQGRKATSGEIQSHWAELQGWE
- a CDS encoding N-acetylmuramoyl-L-alanine amidase, whose product is MTLPKTEKQIRKGTPQVGTPPFKQIHAHSTGNPDSTAQNEADFMQTKDLNTGFYTHVVGNGRVIQVAPVNQGSWDVGGDWNSWGYASIELIESHQTRAEFEKDYKNYVELLRKAAKNAGVAIRVDSGEEGILSHSYCTQRQPNNKSNHVDPYPYLAKWGISEAQFKKDVESGEITGGGNNNIPRQIVVDGQWGNDCTKRLQEYFGTKPIDGIISGQIKTSANANVYSAQWGTGGSNVVRAIQKQLGLVQDGNIGSGTVKAMQKHYGTAQDGIISPVSDMVKEMQRALNKGKF
- a CDS encoding helix-turn-helix domain-containing protein, giving the protein MFGQKLKELRSSRNQTQQRLADYLGISRAAYSHFENSRNDPDRETIVKLADYFDVSTDYLLGRGNREYENPESKSQTVAAHIDEDVSEEEMEDILNYIEFIKQKHKKE
- a CDS encoding PTS sugar transporter subunit IIA, which codes for MKDKVFSKLKPLYTLFDTWLKIDAVLVFFSSFSLLLSWNLLTSTRENLLSLTFLGTISFIMFYLVFHFMINKFNPTFRQLSTDRSIHLSIAGLFGISNTSKTPTLKNNGQKKTTNNQKTTKGSAIPLYPLAKGGLKEIEEVDDEIYSKKTLGDGFAIAPSEGKVHSPVNGKIVSLFPTKHAIGIKDENDIEYLVHMGIDTIDLNGHGFQTFVEQDQKVKAGDLLTEMDLDYISTHRKNTDIIFITLSQDLIDSLEIDEDKKVDLDESIGQIVLK
- a CDS encoding GNAT family N-acetyltransferase, with the translated sequence MEGINIEIDVFKNSSPHWEKLAEKIEQVNWGAAKYLANRMRKDFKDWESVIVAIDEDKIAGFCSIVKQDIARLSYTPYIATVYVDPAYRGQHLSAKMITKAEAQLQHLNFSEVYILSGLENFYEKLGYKPVGKTRDMFDRKMTTFCKKLTD
- a CDS encoding ImmA/IrrE family metallo-endopeptidase, producing the protein MDKAEGLMSLFSNLSYVYDDNMPKKQGGLNVDNYIYLNPNQTKTELTSTVSEEIGHYLTSAGDIIAQDTNEKRKQERKARDVGATLVVTADDILKCFDNGCETTQDCVDFLNVTSKTFNDAIEYYRRKYGGILTENNDILIFNADGTISVHKRKLNS
- a CDS encoding phage holin family protein — its product is MGLEILNDRLVPIIVIACLIVGYVIKTTPVLQVAREYIPFIVCVLGAILGGTVIGVSVEAIVIGAASGLASTGLHQAFAKVLNLKKGE